In Pseudomonas sp. R76, one genomic interval encodes:
- a CDS encoding 3-methyl-2-oxobutanoate dehydrogenase (2-methylpropanoyl-transferring) subunit alpha, which translates to MTQQYDPLRLHVPEPSGRPGCKTDFTYLRLTDAGTVRKPAIDVEPADTADLAKGLIRVLDDQGQALGPWAEGVPVEILRKGMRAMLKTRIFDNRMVVAQRQKKMSFYMQSLGEEAIGSAQALALNIDDMCFPTYRQQSILMAREVPLVDLICQLLSNERDPLKGRQLPIMYSVKDAGFFTISGNLATQFVQGVGWGMASAIKGDTKIASAWIGDGATAESDFHTALTFAHVYRAPVILNVVNNQWAISTFQAIAGGEATTFAGRGVGCGIASLRVDGNDFIAVYAASAWAAERARRNLGPTLIEWVTYRAGPHSTSDDPSKYRPADDWSHFPLGDPIARLKQHLIKIGQWSEEEHAAVSAELEAEVVKAQKEAEQYGTLAGGQIPSAATMFEDVYKEMPEHLKRQRQELGI; encoded by the coding sequence ATGACCCAGCAGTACGACCCACTGCGCCTGCACGTGCCCGAACCCTCGGGCCGCCCAGGCTGCAAGACCGACTTTACCTACCTGCGCCTGACTGACGCAGGTACGGTGCGCAAACCCGCCATCGACGTAGAACCCGCCGACACCGCCGACCTCGCCAAAGGCCTGATCCGCGTGCTCGACGACCAGGGCCAGGCCCTTGGCCCATGGGCCGAAGGCGTTCCCGTCGAGATCCTGCGCAAAGGCATGCGCGCCATGCTCAAGACGCGGATCTTCGACAACCGCATGGTGGTCGCCCAGCGTCAGAAAAAAATGTCGTTCTACATGCAAAGCCTTGGCGAAGAAGCCATCGGCAGCGCCCAGGCCCTGGCCTTGAACATCGACGACATGTGCTTCCCCACCTACCGCCAGCAAAGCATCCTGATGGCCCGCGAAGTGCCGCTGGTAGACCTGATCTGCCAACTGCTGTCCAACGAGCGCGACCCGCTCAAGGGTCGCCAGCTGCCGATCATGTATTCGGTCAAGGACGCCGGTTTCTTCACCATTTCCGGCAACCTCGCCACCCAATTCGTACAAGGCGTGGGCTGGGGCATGGCCTCGGCGATCAAGGGCGACACCAAAATCGCCTCGGCCTGGATCGGCGACGGCGCCACCGCCGAATCCGACTTCCACACCGCCCTCACCTTCGCTCACGTGTACCGCGCGCCGGTGATTCTCAACGTGGTCAACAACCAGTGGGCAATCTCCACCTTCCAGGCCATCGCCGGTGGTGAAGCCACCACCTTCGCCGGACGCGGCGTCGGTTGCGGCATCGCCTCCCTGCGCGTGGACGGCAACGACTTTATCGCGGTGTACGCCGCCTCCGCCTGGGCTGCCGAGCGCGCGCGCCGCAACCTTGGGCCAACCCTGATTGAGTGGGTCACCTACCGCGCCGGCCCGCACTCCACCTCCGATGACCCGTCGAAATATCGCCCGGCCGATGACTGGAGCCACTTCCCGTTGGGCGACCCGATTGCCCGTCTCAAGCAGCACCTGATCAAGATTGGCCAGTGGTCCGAAGAGGAACACGCGGCGGTCAGCGCCGAACTTGAGGCCGAAGTGGTCAAGGCACAAAAGGAAGCCGAACAGTACGGCACCCTGGCCGGTGGCCAGATTCCAAGCGCCGCGACCATGTTCGAAGACGTCTATAAAGAGATGCCGGAGCATTTGAAGCGCCAGCGTCAAGAGTTGGGGATCTGA
- a CDS encoding alpha-ketoacid dehydrogenase subunit beta — protein MNDHNNSIELETAMTTTTMTMIQALRSAMDVMLERDDNVVVFGQDVGYFGGVFRCTEGLQNKYGSSRVFDAPISESGIVGVAVGMGAYGLRPVAEIQFADYVYPATDQIISEAARLRYRSAGQFTAPLTMRMPCGGGIYGGQTHSQSIEAVFTQVCGLRTVMPSNPYDAKGLLIASIENDDPVIFLEPKRLYNGPFDGHHDRPVTPWSKHPQAQVPDGYYTVPLDVAAIVRPGSAVTVLTYGTTVYVSQVAAEETGIDAEVIDLRSLWPLDLETIVKSVKKTGRCVVVHEATRTCGFGAELVSLVQEHCFHHLEAPIERVTGWDTPYPHAQEWAYFPGPSRVGAALKRVMEV, from the coding sequence ATGAACGATCACAACAACAGTATTGAACTGGAAACCGCCATGACCACCACCACCATGACCATGATCCAGGCCCTGCGCTCGGCCATGGACGTGATGCTCGAACGTGACGATAACGTGGTGGTGTTCGGCCAGGACGTCGGTTACTTCGGCGGCGTGTTCCGTTGCACCGAAGGCTTGCAGAACAAATACGGCAGCTCGCGGGTGTTTGACGCGCCGATCTCGGAAAGCGGCATCGTCGGCGTGGCGGTGGGCATGGGCGCCTACGGCCTGCGCCCGGTGGCGGAAATCCAGTTCGCCGACTACGTCTACCCCGCCACCGACCAGATCATCTCCGAAGCCGCTCGCCTGCGTTATCGCTCGGCCGGCCAGTTCACCGCGCCGCTGACCATGCGCATGCCCTGCGGCGGCGGCATCTACGGCGGCCAGACCCACAGCCAGAGTATCGAAGCGGTGTTCACCCAGGTTTGCGGCCTGCGCACGGTAATGCCGTCCAACCCGTACGACGCCAAAGGCCTGCTCATTGCCTCCATCGAAAACGATGACCCGGTGATCTTCCTGGAGCCCAAGCGCCTGTACAACGGCCCGTTCGATGGCCATCACGACCGCCCGGTGACGCCGTGGTCGAAACACCCGCAAGCGCAAGTGCCGGACGGTTACTACACCGTACCGCTGGACGTGGCCGCCATCGTCCGTCCGGGCTCGGCGGTCACCGTGCTGACCTACGGCACCACCGTGTATGTGTCGCAAGTTGCTGCCGAAGAAACCGGCATCGACGCCGAGGTCATCGACCTGCGCAGCCTGTGGCCACTGGACCTGGAAACCATCGTCAAGTCGGTGAAAAAGACCGGCCGTTGCGTGGTGGTGCACGAAGCCACGCGCACCTGCGGCTTTGGCGCCGAGCTGGTGTCGCTGGTGCAAGAGCATTGCTTCCACCACCTGGAAGCGCCAATCGAACGCGTCACCGGCTGGGACACGCCCTATCCGCACGCGCAAGAGTGGGCGTATTTCCCAGGGCCGTCCCGCGTGGGCGCGGCGTTGAAACGGGTCATGGAGGTCTGA
- a CDS encoding dihydrolipoamide acetyltransferase family protein — protein MGTHVIKMPDIGEGIAEVELSVWHVKVGDLVVEDQVLADVMTDKAMVDIPSPVHGKVISLGGEPGEVMAVGSILISIEVEGAGNAKDVPPVAAPAKAAPVVEAKPAPVESKPAPAVTKPQATQAQAPVAREADERPLASPAVRKHALDAGIQLRLVQGSGPAGRILHEDLEAFLLDRPGKKSTAANPYAERNNEEQIPVIGMRRKIAQRMQDATRRAAHFSYVEEIDVTALDELRVHLNEKHGATRGKLTLLPFIVRAMVVALRDFPQINARYDDENQVITRLGAVHVGVATQSDVGLMVPVVRHAEARSLWGNAEEIARLATAARNGKASRDELSGSTITLTSLGALGGIVSTPVLNLPEVAIVGVNRIVERPMVIKGQIVVRKMMNLSSSFDHRVVDGMDAAQFIQAIRGLLEQPASLFLE, from the coding sequence ATGGGCACGCACGTTATCAAGATGCCGGACATTGGCGAAGGCATTGCAGAAGTTGAACTGTCGGTATGGCATGTAAAGGTCGGCGACCTGGTGGTTGAAGACCAGGTGCTGGCGGATGTGATGACCGACAAGGCGATGGTGGACATTCCCTCGCCGGTGCACGGCAAAGTGATTTCCCTCGGCGGCGAGCCAGGCGAAGTCATGGCCGTGGGCAGTATTTTGATCAGCATTGAAGTGGAAGGCGCGGGCAACGCCAAGGATGTACCGCCAGTGGCGGCTCCTGCGAAGGCGGCGCCGGTGGTTGAAGCCAAGCCCGCGCCGGTTGAAAGCAAGCCCGCGCCAGCAGTGACAAAACCTCAGGCGACCCAGGCGCAAGCCCCGGTGGCCCGTGAAGCCGACGAACGTCCGCTGGCCTCTCCGGCTGTACGCAAACATGCGTTGGATGCTGGCATCCAGCTACGCCTGGTCCAGGGCTCTGGTCCGGCGGGCCGGATTTTGCACGAAGATTTGGAGGCTTTCTTGCTCGATCGTCCGGGCAAAAAATCAACGGCCGCCAACCCTTACGCCGAGCGCAACAACGAAGAGCAAATCCCGGTGATCGGCATGCGCCGCAAGATCGCCCAGCGCATGCAGGACGCCACCCGGCGCGCCGCGCATTTCAGCTATGTGGAAGAGATCGACGTTACCGCCCTCGACGAGCTGCGCGTGCACCTCAATGAGAAACACGGTGCTACACGCGGCAAGCTGACCTTGTTGCCATTTATCGTGCGCGCCATGGTCGTGGCGTTGCGCGACTTCCCGCAGATCAACGCACGGTATGACGACGAAAACCAGGTCATCACCCGCCTCGGCGCGGTGCATGTAGGCGTCGCCACCCAGAGCGACGTCGGCCTGATGGTGCCGGTGGTGCGTCACGCCGAAGCCCGCAGCCTGTGGGGCAACGCCGAGGAAATCGCGCGCTTGGCCACTGCCGCACGCAATGGCAAGGCCAGCCGCGATGAGCTGTCGGGCTCGACGATTACATTGACCAGCCTGGGTGCCTTGGGCGGCATTGTCAGCACGCCGGTGCTGAACCTGCCGGAAGTGGCCATCGTCGGCGTCAACCGCATTGTTGAGCGGCCGATGGTGATCAAGGGCCAGATCGTGGTCCGCAAGATGATGAACCTCTCCAGCTCCTTCGATCACCGCGTGGTCGATGGCATGGACGCGGCGCAATTCATCCAGGCCATTCGCGGCCTGCTCGAACAACCCGCCAGCCTGTTTTTGGAGTAA
- the lpdA gene encoding dihydrolipoyl dehydrogenase — protein MSETLNTTLLIIGGGPGGYVAAIRAGQLGIPTILVEGQALGGTCLNIGCIPSKALIHVAEQFQQTVHHSQGSQLGIEVDVPTLDIRKSVEWKDGIVDRLTTGVAALLKKHKVQVIHGWAKVVDGKTVDVGNQRIQCDHLLLATGSKSVNLPTLPIGGPIISSTEALAPTRVPKRLIVVGGGYIGLELGIAYRKLGAEVSVVEAQEHILPAYDAELTLPVAESLKQLGVKLYLKHSVTGFENNCLQVREPNGDTLSLETDQVLVAVGRKPNTQGWNLEALNLDMNGSAIKIDSRCQTSMRNVYAIGDLSGEPMLAHRAMAQGEMVAELISGKSREFNPAAIPAVCFTDPELVVLGKTPDEAKAAGLDCIVSSFPFAANGRAMTLESKTGFVRVVARRDNHLIVGWQAVGVGVSELSTAFGLSLEMGSRLEDVAGTIHAHPTLGEAVQEAALRALGHALHL, from the coding sequence ATGTCTGAGACATTGAACACCACGCTGCTGATTATCGGCGGCGGCCCTGGCGGTTATGTGGCGGCCATTCGCGCCGGTCAGTTGGGCATCCCGACCATTCTGGTCGAAGGCCAGGCGTTGGGCGGCACCTGCTTGAATATCGGCTGCATTCCCTCCAAAGCCTTGATCCACGTGGCCGAGCAGTTCCAGCAAACCGTGCACCACAGCCAGGGCTCGCAGTTGGGCATCGAAGTGGATGTGCCGACGCTGGACATTCGCAAAAGCGTGGAATGGAAAGACGGCATCGTCGACCGCCTGACCACCGGCGTCGCTGCGCTGTTGAAGAAGCACAAAGTGCAAGTGATCCACGGCTGGGCCAAGGTGGTCGACGGCAAGACCGTCGACGTCGGCAACCAGCGTATCCAATGCGATCACCTGCTGTTGGCCACCGGTTCGAAAAGCGTCAACCTGCCGACGTTGCCGATTGGCGGGCCGATCATCTCCTCCACCGAAGCGCTGGCGCCCACCCGTGTGCCCAAGCGCCTGATTGTGGTCGGCGGCGGCTATATCGGCCTGGAGCTGGGCATTGCCTACCGCAAGCTCGGCGCCGAGGTCAGTGTGGTCGAGGCGCAGGAACATATCCTGCCCGCCTACGACGCCGAGCTGACATTGCCGGTGGCCGAATCCCTCAAGCAATTGGGCGTAAAGCTGTACCTCAAGCACAGCGTCACTGGCTTTGAAAACAACTGCCTGCAAGTGCGCGAACCGAATGGCGACACCTTGTCGCTGGAAACCGATCAAGTGCTGGTGGCCGTGGGCCGCAAACCCAACACCCAGGGCTGGAATCTCGAAGCGCTGAACCTGGACATGAACGGTTCGGCGATCAAGATCGACAGCCGTTGCCAGACCAGCATGCGCAATGTGTACGCCATTGGTGACCTGAGTGGCGAGCCGATGCTGGCGCACCGGGCCATGGCCCAGGGCGAAATGGTTGCCGAACTGATCAGCGGCAAGTCCCGCGAATTCAACCCGGCAGCGATCCCGGCGGTGTGCTTTACCGACCCGGAACTGGTGGTGCTCGGCAAGACCCCGGACGAAGCCAAGGCCGCCGGCCTGGACTGCATCGTGTCGAGCTTCCCGTTCGCGGCCAATGGCCGGGCGATGACCCTGGAGTCGAAAACCGGCTTCGTGCGCGTGGTGGCGCGGCGTGACAACCACCTGATCGTCGGCTGGCAAGCGGTGGGCGTTGGCGTGTCCGAGCTGTCCACGGCCTTCGGCCTGAGCCTGGAAATGGGCTCGCGCCTGGAAGACGTGGCCGGCACCATCCACGCCCATCCGACGCTCGGCGAAGCGGTACAGGAAGCCGCTTTAAGAGCTTTGGGCCACGCGCTGCACCTGTAA
- a CDS encoding branched-chain amino acid aminotransferase, giving the protein MGNESINWDKLGFDYIKTDKRFLQVWKNGEWQAGTLTDDNVLHISEGSTALHYGQQCFEGLKAYRCKDGSINLFRPDQNAARMQRSCARLLMPHVSTEDFIDACKQVVKANERFIPPYGSGGALYLRPFVIGTGDNIGVRTAPEFIFSVFAIPVGAYFKGGLVPHNFQISTFDRAAPQGTGAAKVGGNYAASLMPGAEAKKSGFADAIYLDPMTHSKIEEVGSANFFGITHDNQFITPKSPSVLPGITRLSLIELAQSRLGLKVVEGEVFIDKLDQFKEAGACGTAAVISPIGGIQYNGKLHVFHSETEVGTITQALYKELTGVQTGDVEAPEGWIVKV; this is encoded by the coding sequence ATGGGTAACGAAAGCATCAATTGGGACAAGCTGGGTTTTGACTACATCAAGACCGACAAGCGGTTTCTCCAAGTCTGGAAAAACGGCGAATGGCAAGCAGGCACCCTGACCGACGACAACGTGCTGCACATCAGCGAGGGCTCGACTGCCCTGCACTATGGCCAGCAATGCTTTGAAGGCCTCAAGGCCTACCGTTGCAAAGACGGTTCGATCAACCTGTTCCGCCCGGACCAGAACGCCGCACGCATGCAGCGCAGCTGTGCACGCCTGCTGATGCCGCACGTGTCGACCGAAGACTTCATCGACGCCTGCAAACAAGTGGTCAAGGCCAACGAGCGGTTCATCCCGCCGTACGGCAGCGGCGGTGCGCTGTACCTGCGCCCGTTCGTGATCGGCACCGGTGACAACATCGGCGTGCGGACCGCGCCGGAGTTCATCTTCTCGGTCTTCGCCATCCCGGTCGGCGCCTACTTCAAAGGCGGCCTGGTGCCCCACAACTTCCAGATTTCCACCTTCGACCGCGCCGCGCCACAAGGCACCGGTGCCGCCAAGGTCGGTGGCAACTACGCCGCCAGCCTGATGCCGGGCGCTGAAGCGAAGAAATCCGGTTTCGCCGACGCGATCTACCTGGACCCGATGACCCATTCGAAAATCGAAGAAGTCGGTTCGGCCAACTTCTTCGGGATCACCCACGACAACCAGTTCATCACGCCGAAGTCGCCTTCGGTGCTGCCAGGCATCACCCGCCTGTCGCTGATCGAACTGGCCCAGTCGCGCCTGGGCCTGAAAGTGGTCGAGGGCGAAGTGTTCATCGACAAACTGGATCAGTTCAAGGAAGCCGGTGCCTGCGGCACGGCTGCCGTGATCTCGCCGATCGGCGGCATCCAGTACAACGGCAAACTGCACGTGTTCCACAGCGAAACCGAAGTGGGCACGATCACCCAGGCGCTCTACAAAGAGCTGACCGGCGTGCAAACCGGCGACGTCGAAGCGCCAGAAGGCTGGATCGTCAAGGTCTAA
- a CDS encoding GNAT family acetyltransferase, whose protein sequence is MSTAVRLAQTTDAEGISQVILAALHSSNARDYPAEVIARVASNFTPDAVLALLQRRVVLVAVQEQVIVATAALDGNVVRSVFVNPALQGQGIGRLLMIEIELRAREAGVTVLSVPSSLTAEPFYTKLGFNAVRNVYHGNERTLVMEKALLSRHPIGPYRDRQHRAQVVALWQEAFGYDTAHNLPTLAIDKKLAVNDGLFFVATDKKAVVGSILAGYDGHRGWLYSVAVHSDYRRQGLGASLVRHAEQALTALGCMKINLQITGGNDAVVGFYEALGYGVEPRISMGKKIGVNIPKNV, encoded by the coding sequence ATGTCTACCGCTGTTCGTCTTGCCCAAACCACCGATGCCGAAGGGATCAGCCAGGTCATCCTGGCTGCCTTGCACAGCAGTAATGCGCGGGATTACCCGGCGGAGGTGATTGCTCGGGTCGCGAGTAATTTTACGCCTGACGCTGTGCTGGCTTTGCTCCAGCGGCGGGTGGTGCTGGTGGCGGTTCAGGAGCAGGTGATCGTCGCCACTGCGGCACTCGACGGCAATGTGGTGCGCTCGGTGTTCGTCAACCCGGCGCTGCAAGGGCAGGGGATTGGGCGGCTGTTGATGATCGAGATCGAACTGCGTGCCCGCGAAGCCGGGGTGACGGTCTTGAGCGTGCCGTCTTCGCTGACGGCCGAGCCGTTCTATACCAAGCTGGGGTTCAACGCGGTGCGCAATGTCTACCACGGCAACGAGCGCACGTTGGTGATGGAGAAGGCGTTGTTATCTCGCCATCCCATTGGGCCGTATCGCGACCGTCAGCACCGCGCGCAAGTGGTGGCCCTGTGGCAGGAGGCGTTTGGCTATGACACCGCGCACAACCTGCCGACGTTGGCGATTGATAAGAAACTGGCGGTCAACGATGGCTTGTTCTTTGTGGCGACGGATAAAAAAGCCGTGGTCGGCAGCATTCTTGCCGGCTACGACGGGCATCGTGGCTGGCTGTATTCGGTGGCGGTGCACAGCGATTATCGGCGGCAGGGTTTGGGCGCGTCGTTGGTGCGGCATGCCGAGCAGGCGTTGACGGCGCTGGGGTGCATGAAGATCAATTTGCAGATTACTGGCGGGAATGACGCGGTGGTGGGGTTTTACGAGGCGTTGGGGTATGGGGTGGAGCCGAGGATTAGTATGGGGAAGAAGATTGGCGTGAATATCCCAAAAAACGTGTGA
- the ctlX gene encoding citrulline utilization hydrolase CtlX: MQTTNTVLMIRPARFAFNPDTAINNRFQRPPLDPLSAQHKALEEFDGYVDTLRQHGVEVLVVQDTPAPHTPDSIFPNNWWSSHADGSLVLYPMEGQNRRLERDKGVLQVLEQRFAIHHTIDLSHLEQQNIFLEGTGSMVLDRQHRISYACHSGRTHQDALRQFAERLDYQLCVFHAVDRHHAPIYHSNVMMSVGRDLSVVCLQALPDASERMGLERSLRDTGKDILALDFNQLEAFAGNMLEVHDRDGQPLLVMSASAWGALHPAQRQQVERHTRPVVVNIDNIERIGGGSARCMLAEVHLPARPSFQ; encoded by the coding sequence ATGCAAACAACAAACACTGTCCTGATGATTCGCCCGGCGCGCTTTGCCTTCAACCCGGACACCGCGATCAACAACCGCTTCCAGCGCCCGCCCCTCGACCCACTCAGCGCGCAGCACAAAGCGCTGGAAGAATTTGACGGCTACGTCGACACCCTGCGCCAACACGGCGTCGAAGTGCTGGTGGTCCAGGACACTCCCGCGCCCCACACCCCCGACTCGATCTTCCCCAACAACTGGTGGAGCAGCCACGCCGACGGTAGCCTGGTGCTGTACCCGATGGAAGGCCAGAACCGACGCCTGGAGCGCGACAAAGGCGTGCTGCAAGTACTGGAGCAGCGCTTTGCGATCCACCACACCATCGACCTCAGCCACCTCGAACAACAGAACATCTTCCTCGAAGGCACCGGCAGCATGGTGCTCGACCGCCAGCATCGCATCAGCTACGCCTGCCACTCCGGGCGCACCCACCAGGACGCCCTGCGCCAGTTCGCCGAACGCCTCGACTACCAACTCTGCGTGTTCCACGCCGTCGACCGCCATCACGCGCCGATCTACCACAGCAACGTGATGATGAGCGTCGGCCGCGACCTCTCGGTGGTGTGCCTGCAAGCCTTGCCCGACGCGAGCGAACGCATGGGCCTGGAACGCTCACTGCGCGACACCGGCAAAGACATCCTCGCCCTCGACTTCAACCAGCTCGAAGCCTTCGCCGGCAACATGCTCGAAGTCCACGACCGCGACGGCCAGCCGCTGCTGGTGATGTCCGCCAGCGCCTGGGGCGCCTTGCACCCTGCCCAGCGCCAACAGGTGGAACGCCACACCCGCCCGGTGGTGGTGAACATCGACAACATCGAACGCATCGGCGGCGGCAGTGCCCGCTGCATGTTGGCGGAAGTGCACCTGCCTGCCCGCCCCTCATTTCAATAA
- a CDS encoding ornithine cyclodeaminase: MTRYIDVNDLSYLVSQKGLQTCITEMAEYIRADYLRWQDFEKCARLANHSPDGVIELMPVSDASLYAFKYVNGHPKNTLAGMLTVMAFGALGDVDTGKPVLLAEMTLTTAIRTAATSALVARYLARDNSRSMALIGNGSQSEFQALAFHAMLGINEIRLFDIDAKATAKLAANLKAFPAITVILAGSVAEAVKGADIVTTVTADKAYATILTDDMIEPGMHLNAVGGDCPGKTELDRRIVERARVIVEYEPQSRIEGEIQHMPEDSPVTELWQVINGQKPGRENARQVTLFDSVGFAIEDYSALRYVFDVANALDVGSTLELVPDLADPKDLFARLAQQPRAQQKKRA; encoded by the coding sequence ATGACCCGTTATATCGACGTCAACGATCTCAGCTATCTGGTCTCGCAAAAAGGCCTGCAAACCTGCATCACCGAAATGGCCGAGTACATCCGCGCCGACTACCTGCGCTGGCAGGATTTCGAAAAATGCGCGCGCCTGGCCAACCACTCGCCGGATGGCGTGATCGAGCTGATGCCGGTGTCCGACGCCTCGCTGTACGCGTTCAAGTATGTCAACGGCCACCCCAAGAACACCCTGGCCGGCATGCTCACGGTGATGGCCTTCGGCGCGCTGGGCGACGTGGACACCGGCAAACCCGTATTGCTGGCGGAAATGACCCTGACCACCGCCATCCGCACTGCCGCCACCTCGGCGTTGGTGGCTCGTTACCTGGCGCGCGACAACAGCCGCAGCATGGCGCTGATCGGCAACGGCTCGCAAAGCGAGTTCCAGGCCCTGGCCTTCCACGCCATGCTCGGCATCAACGAAATCCGCCTGTTCGACATCGACGCCAAGGCCACCGCCAAACTGGCTGCCAACCTCAAGGCCTTCCCGGCAATCACAGTGATCCTGGCCGGCAGCGTCGCCGAAGCGGTGAAAGGCGCGGACATCGTCACCACCGTGACGGCCGACAAGGCCTACGCGACCATCCTCACCGACGACATGATCGAGCCCGGCATGCACCTGAATGCCGTGGGCGGCGACTGCCCCGGCAAGACCGAGCTGGACCGACGTATCGTCGAACGCGCCCGCGTGATCGTCGAGTACGAACCGCAAAGCCGCATCGAAGGCGAAATCCAGCACATGCCGGAAGATTCGCCAGTCACCGAACTGTGGCAGGTCATCAACGGCCAGAAGCCCGGCCGCGAAAACGCACGCCAAGTGACGCTGTTCGACTCGGTGGGTTTTGCCATCGAAGATTACTCGGCACTGCGCTATGTGTTCGATGTGGCCAACGCGTTGGATGTGGGCAGCACACTCGAACTGGTGCCGGACCTGGCCGACCCGAAAGACCTGTTTGCACGCTTGGCCCAACAGCCGCGCGCACAGCAGAAAAAGCGCGCCTGA
- a CDS encoding ABC transporter substrate-binding protein, which yields MTPLRSLLAALLLPLCASAAHAQDWKEIRFGVFPEYPPFESVAADGSLQGFDIELGNAICAKLEVKCTWVHNEFDGMIPALRARKFDAIMSSMAVTPAREKVIDFTDRLFLSPTSVITRKNADFGDTPESLKGKQVGVLQGSLQEAYARAHLAKLGAQIKAYQSQEQNYADLQNGRLDATLTDKLEAQLNFLSKPEGADFKTGPAFKDPTLPLDIAMGLRKNDADLRALINKGIAAVQADGTYAQIQKKYFGDQDIYNE from the coding sequence ATGACTCCACTGCGATCACTCCTCGCTGCATTGCTGTTGCCTTTGTGCGCCAGCGCCGCCCACGCCCAGGACTGGAAAGAAATCCGCTTCGGCGTATTCCCCGAATACCCGCCCTTCGAATCCGTGGCCGCCGACGGCAGCCTGCAAGGCTTTGATATCGAATTGGGCAATGCGATCTGCGCCAAACTCGAAGTGAAATGCACCTGGGTGCACAACGAATTCGACGGCATGATCCCGGCCCTGCGCGCACGCAAGTTCGACGCGATCATGTCCTCAATGGCCGTGACGCCGGCGCGTGAAAAAGTCATCGACTTCACCGACCGCCTGTTCCTCAGCCCGACCTCGGTGATCACCCGCAAAAACGCCGACTTCGGCGACACACCGGAATCGTTGAAAGGCAAACAGGTCGGCGTGCTGCAAGGCTCGCTGCAAGAAGCCTATGCCCGCGCGCACCTGGCCAAGCTCGGCGCGCAGATCAAGGCGTACCAGTCCCAGGAACAGAACTACGCCGACCTGCAAAACGGCCGCCTCGACGCCACCCTGACCGACAAGCTCGAAGCGCAGCTCAACTTCCTGTCCAAGCCTGAAGGCGCCGACTTCAAGACCGGCCCGGCCTTCAAGGACCCGACCCTGCCCCTGGACATCGCCATGGGCCTGCGCAAAAACGACGCAGACTTGCGCGCGCTGATCAACAAAGGCATCGCCGCCGTGCAGGCCGATGGCACCTACGCACAGATCCAGAAGAAGTACTTCGGCGATCAGGATATCTACAACGAGTAA
- a CDS encoding ABC transporter permease: protein MNEFLNLQGYGPMLAQGAWMTVKLAFLALALSLALGLIAAGAKLSSVKWLRVPATLYTTLIRSVPDLVLILLIFYSLQLWLNDLSEVFGWDYFEIDPFTAGVITLGFIYGAYFTENFRGAILSVPAGQLEAATAYGLSRWQRFHLVLFPQLMRFALPGLGNNWLVLLKSTALVSIIGLSDLVKAAQNAGKSTNEPLYFLILAGVVYLVITTLSNRIFKRLERRYNLGIKGMAR from the coding sequence ATGAACGAATTCCTCAACCTGCAAGGCTACGGCCCCATGCTCGCCCAGGGTGCCTGGATGACGGTCAAATTGGCGTTCCTGGCGCTGGCCCTGAGCCTCGCCTTGGGCCTGATTGCGGCCGGCGCCAAGCTCTCCAGCGTCAAATGGCTGCGGGTGCCGGCCACGCTGTACACCACGCTGATCCGCAGCGTGCCGGACCTGGTGCTGATCCTGCTGATTTTCTACAGCCTGCAACTGTGGCTGAACGACCTCAGCGAAGTGTTCGGCTGGGACTACTTCGAAATCGACCCGTTTACCGCCGGGGTGATCACCCTGGGGTTTATCTACGGTGCGTATTTCACCGAAAACTTTCGTGGCGCAATTCTCAGTGTGCCGGCCGGGCAGCTTGAGGCTGCCACCGCCTATGGCTTGAGCCGCTGGCAGCGCTTCCACCTGGTGCTGTTCCCACAGTTGATGCGCTTTGCGCTGCCGGGCCTGGGCAATAACTGGCTGGTGCTGCTCAAGTCCACTGCGCTGGTGTCGATCATCGGCCTGTCGGACCTGGTCAAGGCTGCGCAAAACGCCGGCAAGAGCACCAACGAGCCACTGTATTTTCTGATCCTCGCCGGCGTGGTGTACCTGGTGATCACCACCCTCTCCAACCGCATCTTCAAGCGCCTCGAGCGGCGCTATAACCTCGGCATCAAGGGGATGGCGCGATGA